Proteins co-encoded in one Xanthomonas campestris pv. badrii genomic window:
- the rplR gene encoding 50S ribosomal protein L18 → MSINKNIARLRRAKSTRAHIRELGVARLSVLRTGQHLYAQVFTADGSKVIAAANTLQADVKDGLKNGKNSDAAVKVGKLIAERAKAAGIEKVAFDRSGYRYHGRIKALADAAREGGLQF, encoded by the coding sequence ATGAGCATCAACAAGAACATCGCCCGCCTGCGTCGCGCCAAGTCGACCCGTGCACACATCCGCGAGCTGGGCGTCGCGCGTCTGTCGGTGCTGCGCACCGGTCAGCACCTGTATGCCCAAGTCTTCACTGCCGACGGTTCCAAGGTGATCGCTGCGGCGAACACCCTGCAGGCCGACGTCAAGGATGGCCTGAAGAACGGCAAGAACAGCGATGCGGCCGTCAAGGTCGGCAAGCTGATCGCCGAGCGTGCCAAGGCTGCGGGCATCGAGAAGGTCGCATTCGATCGCTCGGGCTACCGTTACCACGGCCGCATCAAGGCGCTGGCCGACGCGGCTCGCGAAGGCGGCCTGCAGTTCTAA
- the rpsE gene encoding 30S ribosomal protein S5, giving the protein MAEERAPRGRDRDRNREEKVDDGMIEKLVAVNRVSKTVKGGRQFTFTALTVVGDGLGKVGFGYGKAREVPVAIQKSMEQARKNLATVDLNNGTLWHAVKSGHGAARVYMQPASEGTGVIAGGAMRAVLEAVGVKNVLAKAVGSRNPINLVRATLKGLSEVQSPARVAAKRGKKVEELNHG; this is encoded by the coding sequence ATGGCAGAAGAACGTGCACCGCGGGGTCGTGATCGCGACCGTAACCGCGAAGAGAAAGTCGACGATGGCATGATCGAGAAGCTGGTCGCGGTCAATCGCGTCAGCAAGACGGTCAAGGGCGGTCGCCAGTTCACCTTCACCGCGCTGACCGTGGTCGGCGATGGTCTGGGCAAGGTCGGTTTCGGCTATGGCAAGGCGCGCGAAGTGCCGGTCGCCATCCAGAAGTCGATGGAGCAGGCGCGCAAGAACCTGGCCACTGTGGATCTGAACAACGGCACCTTGTGGCATGCGGTCAAGTCCGGCCACGGCGCCGCACGTGTGTACATGCAGCCGGCTTCCGAAGGTACGGGCGTCATCGCGGGCGGCGCCATGCGCGCCGTGCTCGAAGCGGTTGGCGTGAAGAACGTGCTGGCCAAGGCTGTTGGTTCGCGTAATCCGATCAACCTGGTCCGCGCAACCCTGAAGGGTCTGTCGGAAGTGCAGTCGCCGGCCCGTGTTGCGGCCAAGCGCGGCAAGAAGGTGGAGGAGCTCAACCATGGCTAA
- the rpmD gene encoding 50S ribosomal protein L30: MAKDTNKTVKVRLVRGLRGTQSRHRLSVRALGLNKLNDVRELKDSPQVRGLINTVHYLVKVEE; this comes from the coding sequence ATGGCTAAGGACACCAACAAGACCGTGAAGGTGCGCCTGGTGCGTGGCCTGCGTGGAACCCAGTCGCGTCACCGCCTGTCGGTGCGTGCGTTGGGCCTGAATAAGCTCAACGATGTGCGTGAACTGAAGGACAGCCCGCAGGTGCGTGGCCTGATCAATACGGTTCACTACCTCGTCAAG